A single Pan troglodytes isolate AG18354 chromosome 19, NHGRI_mPanTro3-v2.0_pri, whole genome shotgun sequence DNA region contains:
- the PSMD12 gene encoding 26S proteasome non-ATPase regulatory subunit 12, with the protein MADGGSERADGRIVKMEVDYSATVDQRLPECAKLAKEGRLQEVIETLLSLEKQTRTASDMVSTSRILVAVVKMCYEAKEWDLLNENIMLLSKRRSQLKQAVAKMVQQCCTYVEEITDLPIKLRLIDTLRMVTEGKIYVEIERARLTKTLATIKEQNGDVKEAASILQELQVETYGSMEKKERVEFILEQMRLCLAVKDYIRTQIISKKINTKFFQEENTEKLKLKYYNLMIQLDQHEGSYLSICKHYRAIYDTPCIQAESEKWQQALKSVVLYVILAPFDNEQSDLVHRISGDKKLEEIPKYKDLLKLFTTMELMRWSTLVEDYGMELRKGSLESPATDVFGSTEEGEKRWKDLKNRVVEHNIRIMAKYYTRITMKRMAQLLDLSVDESEAFLSNLVVNKTIFAKVDRLAGIINFQRPKDPNNLLNDWSQKLNSLMSLVNKTTHLIAKEEMIHNLQ; encoded by the exons ATGGCGGACGGCGGCTCGGAGCGGGCTGACGGGCGCATCGTCAAGATGGAGGTGGACTACAGCGCCACGGTGGATCAGCGCCTACCCGAGTGTGCGAAGCTAGCCAAG GAAGGAAGACTTCAAGAAGTCATTGAAACCCTTCTCTCTCTGGAAAAGCAGACTCGTACT GCTTCCGATATGGTGTCTACATCCCGTATCTTAGTTGCAGTAGTGAAGATGTGCTATGAGGCTAAAGAATGGGATTTACttaatgaaaatattatgcttTTGTCCAAAAGGCGGAGTCAGTTAAAACAA gctGTTGCCAAAATGGTTCAACAGTGCTGTACTTATGTTGAGGAAATCACAGACCTTCCTATCAAACTTCGATTAATTGATACTCTACGAATGGTTACCGAAGGCAAG ATTTATGTTGAAATTGAGCGTGCGCGACTGACTAAAACATTAGCAactataaaagaacaaaatggtgATGTGAAAGAGGCAGCCTCCATTTTACAGGAGTTACAG GTGGAAACCTACGGGTCAATGGAAAAGAAAGAGcgagtggaatttattttggaGCAAATGAGGCTCTGCCTAGCTGTGAAGGATTACATTCGAACACAAATCATCAGCAAGAAAATTAACACCAAatttttccaggaagaaaataCAGAG aaattaaaGTTGAAGTACTATAATTTAATGATTCAGCTGGATCAACATGAGggatcctatttgtctatttgtaAGCACTACAGAGCAATATATGATACTCCCTGTATACAGGCAGAAAGTGAAAAATGGCAGCAG GCTCTGAAGAGTGTTGTACTCTATGTTATCCTGGCTCCTTTTGACAATGAACAGTCAGATTTGGTTCACCGAATAAGTGGTGACAAGAAGTTAGAAGAAATTCCCAAATACAA GGatcttttaaagctttttacCACAATGGAGTTGATGCGTTGGTCCACACTTGTTGAGGactatggaatggaattaagaaaAGGTTCCCTTGAGAGTCCTGCAACGGATGTTTTTGGTTCTACAGAGGAAGGTGAAAAAAGGTGGAAAGACTTGAAGAACAGAGTTGTTGAACAT AATATTAGAATAATGGCCAAGTATTATACTCGGATAACAATGAAAAGGATGGCACAGCTTCTGGATCTATCTGTTGAT GAGTCCGAAGCCTTTCTCTCAAATCTAGTAGTTAACAAGACCATCTTTGCTAAAGTAGACAGATTAGCAGGAATTATCAACTTCCAGAGACCCAAGGatccaaataatttattaaatgactGGTCTCAGAAACTGAACTCATTAATGTCTCTGGTTAACAAAACTACGCATCTCATAGCCAAAGAGGAGATGATACATAATCTACAATAA